The sequence CTGCCGGTCAGCGTGCGCGGGGACCGGCTCGGCGTACTGTCCGTGACGCTCGTGGACGACGGCCAGGTACGGGACCTGCTGGGCGAGTTGATGGACATCGCCGAGGTGCTCGGGCACGAGGTGGTCGTCGCCGAGCGGGACACCGACGTCTATCTGCAGGCGCGACGCAAGGACCGGCTCACCCTCGCCGCCGAGATGCAGTGGCAGCTCTTGCCCGGGCGCTCCTGCTCCCTCCCCGAGTACGACCTGGGGGCGCAGCTGGAGCCGGCGTACGCGATCTTCGGGGACAACTTCGACTGGTCCACCACGGCCGATCACCTCATGCTGTACGTCACCAACGGGATGGGGGCGGGTATAGAGGCGTCCTTGCTGACGAATCTGGCGATCAACGCACTGCGGAACGCCCGGCGTGCCGGGATCGCCATCGACGACCAGGCGGCCCTGGCCGACCAGGCGGTGTACGCCCACTACCAGGGCCGCTGCTACCTGTCGGTGCTGATGTTCGACTTCGATCTCGCGACGGGCCGCGCCACCGTGGTGGATGCCGGTTCCCCGCGGCTGCTGCGGCTGCGCGACGGTGTCGTGGAGCGGGTCGTCTTCGAGGCGCAGCTTCCGTTGGGCATGTTCGAGGAGACCGACTACGTGACCCAGGACTTCCGGGTCGAGCCCGGCGACCGGCTCGTCTTCGTCAGCGACGGGGTGCACGCGGTCGCCGGCCCCAAGGGCGAGGCCGACGGCGACATCGCGCTGACCCGGGCGATCCAGGCCACCCGCCTGCTCCCCGCGGCCGAGGTGCCGCGCGCCATCCTGCGGGAGCTGTCCGGACACCGCGGTCAGTCGGTGCCGGACGACGACGCCCTCGTCGTCTGCCTCGACTGGCGCGGACGCTGAGTGTGTCGATCCTGTGTTGTTTGCGCACCGCTCCAGCGCTTACGTTTGTCATGAGGCAATAATTGTCTTTTGGTGATCAGTCGCTGGCCGTCGGGCCTGTACAAAAGGAGACGATGCAGTTGTCGGAGCAAGAGTCGGTCACACCTTCAGCGCGCGCGTTGACGGGCTTCCTGAAGCACCGCCGGGAGCAGATCGCTCAGCGGTGGGCCGATGTCCCGCTCTTCCGGTCGGTGTTCACCGTCTCGCGCGACGAGGCCGTGGACGCGTGCAAGTCGGTCGTGGACGCCCTCGCCGTCGTGGCGTCGACCGGGCGACTCGAGGACATCGAGGCCCCCGGTTTCGACACCGTCCGCGAGCAACTCGGCAGCATGTCCGGGTCCCGCAGCCGCATAGGTCTGAGCCCGGCCCGGATCGCCGACGAGGTGGCCGCCCTGCGTCCGTCGGCGGCCGAGCTGCTCCGGGCGGAATTCCCGGACCCCGCCGCCGCGGAGGCCACCGAGAGCCTGCTGGATCTCACGACGCTCATGGGCACCCTGCGACTGGTGGTGATGCAGACGGCGCTCAGCGCGGGGGAGGAGCTGATCACACGACAGCGTCAGCAACTGCTCGAAGTGGCCACCCCGGTGATCAAGCTGTGGGAGGGCGTCGTCGCGGTGCCGCTGATCGGCACACTGGACAGCGCGCGCAGTCAGGTCGTCATGGAATCGCTGCTGCAGAGCATCGTCACCCAGCGTGCGCGGTACGCCATCCTGGACATCACCGGTGTCCCCACGGTCGACTCCCTCGTGGCCCAGCACCTGATGAAGACGGTCGCCGCCGCCCGCCTGATGGGCGCCGACTGCATCGTCTCCGGCATCCGTCCGGCCACCGCGCAGACCATCGTCCAACTCGGCATCGACCTGGGTACCGTCCTCACCCGTGCCTCGCTCGCCGACGCCCTGGCCTACGCCCTCCGCCGGCAGGACATCGCAGTGTCCGCGGGGGCGAGCCTGCGGTGACCGCGCACATCCCCGACCGCGCCACAGCGGTGCCGGTCCTGGCACTGGGGCAGACGCTGCTGGTCAGTCTCCAGGGGGAGTTGTACGACACCCTGGCCGAGCAGCTCCAGCACGACATCACCCTCCGCGTCGCCGACAGCGAGGTCACCGGCGTGATCATCGACATCTCCGGAGTGGAGATCGTCGACTCCTACCTGGGACGCGTACTGGCCGAGATCGCCGCGGGCGCGCGGCTGATGGCGGCCCGCACCGTACTGGCCGGCATGCGGCCCGCCGTGGCGATCACCCTGGTCGAGCTGGGCCTGACCCTGCCCGGCCTGATCACCGCCCTCGACGTGGAACGCGCGCTGGAACTTCTCGCGCGACCCTCGGCGCCGGACGGACCCGGTCTCCCCGAGAGGGCGGCCTGATGACGGCCTCCGACCCCGCCATGACGATACGAGTGCCGATCGGCTCGGACGCGGACCTGTCCTGGGTAAGGCAGCAGGTACGCCAGCGCGCGGCCGAACTCGCCTTCGGACTCGTCCAGCAGACCAAACTGGTCACCGCGGCCAGCGAACTGGCCCGCAACACTCTGGTCCACGGGGGCGGCGGACACCTGGAGATCGCTTCGCTGGGACATGGCGGGACGGACGGCCTGTGCCTCTCCTTCGTCGACGACGGCCCGGGGATCCGCGACGTCCGGCTCGCCATGACCGACGGGTACACCACAGGCGGCGGTCTGGGGCTCGGCCTGAGCGGCGCCCGGCGCCTGGTGGACGAATTCAAGATCGACAGCGAACCCGGCCGGGGCACCACCGTCACCGTCATCGCCTGGGCCACAGGTCTGCCCGTGACCGCGCGGGCGGTGCGATGACGCGCGTCTGGGACATCCCGGTGCACGACTCCACCCGCGTACGTGATGTCCGGGTGGCGGCCGAGGCGGCCTGCCTCCTCGCGGGCATCGACCCGCACCGCACCGCACTGGCCGCTCTGGCCGCCACCGAACTGGCCACCAACCTGCTCAAGCACGCCGGCGGCGGTCGCATGGTGATCGGTCTCGTCGACCATCCGCCGGAGGAGGCGCGCGCCGCGGCGGTCCAGCTCACCGCCCTCGACCACGGCCCCGGCATCGGCGACGTCAGCGCCGCGATGCGTGACGGCCACAGCACCAGCGACGCGTCACTGGGCGCCGGTCTGGGGACCTGCCTGCGCATTTCCAGCGCCTTCGACCTCTACAGCACGCACCGGGGCACCGTCGCCGTCTCCCGCATCGATCAGGACGGCAAGGAGAAGGCCAGGTCAGCGCCCAGGGCGGGCGGGATCAACGTTCCGCTCGCCCACGACGAGCACTCGGGAGACGCCTGGTGCTGGACACGCTCCGGCGCCCGGGTGACCGTCATGCTCGCCGACGGCCTCGGCCACGGAGCCAAGGCCGCACACGCCTCCGACACAGCGGTCGCCGAACTGCACCGCTCCGCACACCTGCCCGTCGCCGAGATCCTGCGCCGGATGCACCCCGCCCTGCGACTGACCCGCGGGGCGGCCGTCGCCGTCGCCCAGCTCGACACGGACGGTGGAGAACTGACCTTCGCCGGAGTCGGCAACATCGGCGCCCGGCTGTACGCGGAGAGCTCATGGGAGCACCTCGTCTCCCACCCCGGCATCGTCGGCGCCCAATTCCCCGCCACGGTGCCCGTACGGTGCCGGACCTGGGGGCCGGACAGCCTGCTCGTCCTGCACAGCGACGGATTGCCCAGCCGGTGGGTGCCGCCCGAGGACGGCGACCTCCTCGCCCACGACCCGGCGGTGGTGGCCGCGACCATCCTGCGGGACGCCAGCAGCCCCGCCAGCCCCGCGCGCGACGACACCTGCGTGGCCGTCCTGGCCGGAGACCGGGCGGACCGGCGCCCATGACCGCCGCGGTGCCCGGAAGACCTGCGCCACGGAAGCCGTCCGCGGCGGATCTTCGCAGCATGCCTCGCCACCGTCCGCCACGGCGACGGACAAAGGACCCGGTATCGAGGTCCCCCTGGGACGCCCGCGCCGACCGCCCCAGGGGGACTACCCCGGACGGAGCGCCCCACCCAGGAGCCGAACCGTCCAGCCGTACCCGTGCCGCGCTCGACGAGTCACCTCCGCGGGAACCCGCAGGGTGCGCCGAAGCGCTGCTCCAGCCGACGGACCACCACTGCGCACGCGGCACCGACGTCCGCCTGCTGCGGAGCGGAACCGGCTCGTGCCGCGATAGTGTGAAGGCCGTATGGGGAGGGTGAACGCCGTGAATGCCGCTGAACCGTTTTCGTCCGCGGAGAGCCGACTGCGGGCCGTGCCGCCCCACGCTCTCGTCGCCACCGCCGCCACCCTCCTGGCCGAGAGATTCGACGCCGAGGACGTCACCCTGCTCCTCGCCGACTACGGCCTGACCGCCCTGCAGCCGATCACGCATCTGCCGCACACCAGCGAGCCGGTCTCCGCGCACGACGGACCCGCCGGCACCGCGTTCACCGGTCAGACGCCGGTGATCGAGGTCATCGCCGGCACCACCGCGGAACGCGTGCACCTGCCCATCACCGTCCGGGGCGACCGGCTCGGCATCCTGTCCGTCGGCGTACCCGCCGCCTCCGCCGACCCGGCGGCGATCCTCCGGCTCGGCGAGTTCGCCACGGCTCTCGGGCACGAGATCGCCGTCGCGGGCCGGGACACCGACCTGTATCTGCAAGCCCGCCGTACCCGCCGCCTCACCCTCGCCGCCGAGATGCAGTGGCAGCTCCTGCCGGGACGAGGCTGCGCCCGCCGGGAGTACACCATCGGCGCGCACCTGGAACCCGCCTACGCCGTCGGCGGTGACAACTTCGACTGGTCCACCAGCGCCGACCACCTCGACCTCACCGTCACCGACGGCATGGGCCAGGGCATCGACGCCTCCTTGCTCACGAACCTCGCCGTGAGTGCCCTGCGCAACGCCCGTCGTGCCGGCCTCGCCCTCGCCGACCAGGCCGCCCTCGCGGACCAGGCCGTCTACGCCCAGTACGGCGGCAAGGTGTACGCCGCCACGCTGCTGCTCCGCTTCGACCTGGACACCGGAATCGTGCACGCCGTCGATGCCGGTTCTCCTCAGCTCTACCGCCTGCGCGACACCGGCATCGAACTGATCGAACTGGAAGCGCAGCTACCACTGGGCATGTTCGAGGAGACTCCGTACGACGAGCAGACCTTCGGGGTGGAACCGGGCGACCGTCTGGTCGCCATCAGTACCGGTGTGCACGGCACCCGTTCGGCGACCGGAGACGTCTTCGGGGAGCGCGCCCTGAGGCAGATCCTGGGCGCGACACGGCAGACCTCTCCGCATGAGACGGCACGCTCGGTCGTCGCCGGACTGATCGAACACTTCGGCAGCAAGGACCTCGTCTCGGACGCGGCGGTGATCTGTCTCGACTGGACGGGCAGGGTCATCGACGCGGCTCGTCCGACCTCCGCGGGCGCCTGATCACGGGCTTGTCATCCCGCGTCCGGCGCCCCTCCCGGAGACGACGGTGTACTGCTGAGAGCGACAAGAAGTGCTTTCATACCGCAGCTCAGCGCCGACCGCTCCGCCGGCTCCATGGCCGCCAGGGCGATCGCCAGCGCCTGGGTCCGCCGCTCCGCCACGTCGTCCAGCACCCGGCGTCCTGACACGGTGAGACGCAGACGGACCTCGCGGCGCTTCTCCGGGTGCAGCGCACGATCCAGCAGGCCCGCCGCCTCCAGCCGGTCGCACAGCCGGCTCGCCGTGGGGAGCCCGATGTCCAACCGCTCGGCCAGCGCGGTGAGGTTCAGCCCTGGTGCCGCGTCAAGCGCCCGCAGCGCCCGCAACTGGTGCAGGGACAGGCGCAGGGCCGCCTCCTGCGCGGCCAGCGACCACAGGTTCGTGAGACTCTCCACGGCGTCGGCGATCTCCCGTGCAACGGCGTTCGCGCGAACGTCCGGTCCCTCCACACGATCGCCGCCAGAGTCGTCGAGCCTGGTCACGAACACATCGCTTTCAGTGAGTTCCGCGTGCTGCCGAGAGAAGCCTCATGCAATCGCTGTACCCGAAGACACGGGATACACGCAGGTCCCATGGTGACCGGCACCGTTCGTACACGACGCCCTTCCTCCCGGCGTCCGACATGCGGATGAGAACGGTGTCGCTCACCTCGTAGCAGTCAGCGGCGAGATCGACATGAGCAGTGCCGGCCGCCTTCACCTGACGGACCTGTTCGTCCTCCCCGCCGCGCACCCGGAGGATTCGCACGGATGGACCGAACAAGGTGGATGATCCCCGTGGGCTCGCTTCGCCAGTTCGACGTTGAACTGCGCGCCCGCCAGGAGGGCGAGGTTGGCCAGCCAGAGCCAGACGAGGAATATCACCACCCCTGCCAGGGAGCCGTAGAGGCGGTGGTACGTGTTCGCGTGCGAGGCGTAGACGGTGAAACCGAAGGAGGCCGACAGCACCAGTACGATCGCCAGGCCGCCACCCGGAGCCATCCTGCGCAAGGGACGCGACGGTGCCGGACCCGAGCGGTAGAGCACCAGGACCAAGGCGACGGCCACCACTGCCAGCGCGGGCCAGCGCAGCGCGTCCCACGCGGCCTGCGGAACGGTGCCCATGTCCAGTGCCCGGCCCACACTGCGCGCCAGCCCGCCGCTCACCAGCAGAGCGAACGTCGTGACCAGGAGGGACGCGAGCAGGACGAGCACCGTGATGATGATGCGCGGAGCAGTCCGCCACACCGGCCGGTGCGCACTGACGTGGTGCATGGCGTGCAGGGCCCGGCGGAAGACGCTCAGGTAGCTGGAGCCCGACCACAGCGCCCCCGCCGCCCCGAAGAAGAGCAGCAGCCAGGCCGCGGTCGACTGGCCGGCCAACTGCAGCAGGACGTCCCGCAGCAGGCCACGGGACTCGGCGGGGACCATTTTCGTGAGCCGGTCGATCACCTCGGGTTTCGCCGTGGGCATGGTGAGCCCCAGCACCGACAGAAGCACGAGGAGGACGGGGAAGAGCGCGAGCACCGCGTAGTAGGTCAGGGCGGCGGCCCAGTCCGTCACGTCGTCGTTCCAGATGGAGACGGGCGTCCGGCGCAGAGCGGCCCACCACCGGTATGTTCTGCCGCCGCTCTCGCACGGGCGGTCGTCCGCTTCCGGGACGGTGATCCTGTCCGACATCCTCGTCGATCCTGTCCTTCCAGACGTGGATGGTGTGCGCACAGCGCGTCTACCCGACCGACGGTCAGTGATGTGCCCCCGTTCCGGTGACCACGGCGAAGACGTCGATGCCGTACGGGACAATCCGCCGAACACGGGTGAACGCCATCGGCCCGCTCACCTCCTCACCCGGGCGGCGGCCGGGACCGCCGGACAACCCCGTGTGCCTGGGCCGCTCGGGCAGATCGAGCCCCTGCTGTTCGTGGAATGCCTGTGGCACGGGGAGGCGCGCCACCGTCACTGCCGAGGGCGACGCCTCCATCCCCACGGTCCAGTCCGGGGACCGGACCATCGTCAGCGAGGCGGGCTGACCTCCGGGCAACCAGGGCTGAGCTGACCTGCCGCACCAGTGACCCGGCCCCGCGCTTGCGGGGCACGCCGCCGTTTCTGTCATGGAAACCAGCCTCCCGTGTCGCGGTTGGTGGTGCAGGTTTGGGTGGTTTGTCGCGTGGTGTGGTACTGCGTCGTCATGGTGTCGGTGCCACGGCGTCCATCTCCTTTCCGAGCCCGGAGTGGGACCGGGGCCCGTCGATGGGACGAGCCCCGGCAGGGCATCGGGTCAGAGCAGACGCTGACGCAGCTCGGCGGCCGGCACACCGCCGGCCCCCAGGACGGCGAGGGCCTCCTGGAGCTTCATCCCGCGGGCGAGCAGGACGAACAGCGCGGCCAGGAGTATGACCAGCAGGAGTAAGGAGACCCGCGGCGAGGACTGGGCGGTGCTCGCCGGGGTGTGCGCGCACGGCCCGTTCTGCTCAGCAGGAACGGGCTCGGGAAGGAGGTACGACAAGGAAGTTGACTCCCGACGCCCGGAGCCTGGGTGACCGGGGCGCTGCCGTCCCCGAAGTCGACCGAGTACGTCGCGATGGGCTTGCCCCACGAAGTGGTGGCGTCGTCGGTCCGCACCGAGGCGACGAACGGCGCGACGCCCCTCGACGGCGACGGCATGTCGTCGCCGGGGACGGTGAGGGTGTCCTGCCGTTCGATGGCACCTCGGTCGGGGCGGCCCGTCGTGCCGGTGCCGGTGCCGGTGCCGGCGACGAGCGGGTCGTCCACGACCGGTGCACCGTCGATATCGGTGGTCAGCTCGCCCGGTGCGTCGGCATCGCCGGAGTCGATGAGCGCGGAGCGCTCGGGCGGCGCGGTGTGGGCGGGCACATTGAGCCCGTCGATGTCGTGCGCGCCCTGGCCGGTCGCGTCGTGCAGCGACACGGCGGTGGTGTACGGGGTGTCGGCCCACGCGTACTCGGGGCGCGGCCGGGCGGCGGTACCGCCGGGTCGTGCCCCGCGGCCACCAGCGCGCCGGGCCAGTCCTCCCGCAGATCCACCGGGACGGTGATCCGCTCGCAGCGTGCGACGGCCTGCTCCTGGCGCAGCACCAAAGCCCTGAAGTCCAGTGGCGCGGCGGTGTCGACCTCGAAGAGCCGGGTGCCCGCGGGCCAGTCCATCCGGAAGGCCCGGCCGTCCATACCGGCGCCGAGCAGCACGACCTGCCGTATCCCGGACGCGGAGGCCTGCCGCAGCAGATCGTCGGGGAACTTCGTCCTGATGACGATGGAGAACGCGACACCCAGCCGACGCCGTCGCGCGGCCTCGTCGCCGGGCGGCGTCGACACGGAGGGCCCCAGCCCGCCGGCCGTGGCGAACGCCTGTGCCAGTGGATCGCGGAACAGCGCGTTCTCCCGCTCGGTCTTCAGCGCCCGCACCCTGGCCACCCCAACCGCCGTGGCCCACACTCCGGACGGCTGCACGTGCTCATGCTTCTGCTCTTCAGTCACCACGCCAGCCTGTGGGCTGTGCCTGGGAGCTGATCCTGAACGCGGCTTCTCCGCCCCGTCGGTAAGGAGGCCACCCTCCCACCCGGACCGGATGCTTCGGCCCGCTGAACGGAGCCATCTGGCAACTGCCCAGGTCAGCTGCGGTGAACTCATGACCGAAGCCCTGCCTGCCGACGTTGCCCACGTGCTGGACGCCATTCTGAGCATGGGGAACGACCCGGGGTTCGCACTCTTTCCGCGGACGCGGCATCTCCGGCTGCAGACGCGCTGTGCGTGCGGCTGCGGTTCTGCGGACTTCAGCATCGACGCGGGTGCTGTTGCTCCTGTCCCTGCGATCACGGGCACGCGAGTGGTGGCTGAGATATAACTGTTCGGCGCGGGTGGAGGGGCCGTCGGCGAGGTACTGGTGTTCGTCACGGACGGGTATCTGTCGCGGCTCGAGGTCTGCTCGTGGAGCGACGAACTTCGGACACCGCCCGACGCACACCGAATTCTGTGCTCATGCGACCGATGAACGGTCAAACGCCCCGCGCAGAGGTCTGACGCACCAGGGCAATGGCGCAACCGGACCGGCGCTGGGCCACACATGGTTTGGCTGTCCGGTGGAGGGCCGGTCCTACAGCGGGTGCGCAGAAGGCGACCCCTCAGTTCGGCGCGCGGACCTCCCATATTTTTTCCGCGAGCTTTTGGAACTCCCTGAAGCGCCGTCCTGAGGACCGTTCACCAACATTCAGCTCACCGACGGCGTGCTGCTTCAGCTCGCCGAGCCGCCGGTGGAGATCCAGATGCAGCATTACGCGTTCGTGTCCGGTCGAGTACCCGAGACGCGGCGCCCGACCGGACGGCAGGATCTGAGTGCCGACGAGGTTGGCGGTCGGAGTCGGGAGCAGCACGGTGGCCTACTTCGCCTGGGGGGCTTCACTGACCGCCTGGTGGCCAGGCGGTCGCTCGGGGTCCCTCATCGGCTGGTCAGGCGGTCGACTGCCGGGGGATGAGTACGGAAGCGGTACGGCCCGGGGGAGTGGGGTACCCCGGGCCTGTGGCTGTCCGCCGCCGGTTACAGCCCGACCGGGTTGATGTAGGTGCCCGGGTGGGTGGCGCCGTCCTGCTTGAGGATCTGGCCGCCGAACGGCCACTTCAGGGTGAAGTGAGTCGTCTCGTTCGGTGGGGTGACGAGGAACTTCGCCGGGACGAACTTCTCCTTCGGGGCCGTGGACTTGGCGACGGGGAGCAGCGTGATGCTGAAGTCGACCGTGCTGCCCTGCTGGAGGGTCATCCTCGGGGGCTTCTTGGCGGAGCGCGCGAGCGACCAGGTGCCGTCGGTCTTCTGGGCGCCGACCATGTCGACACCGGCGAAGCCCGCCAGGGTGCAGGCGTGCTTGCTCTTGTTGGTGAACCAGATGAACGCCTGGGTCTGCTTCTTGGTCTGCCCCATCTCCGGCGTTGCGTCGCCCCCCGTGGCGAAGCCGGCCTTCAGATCGGCGGTGTGGCAGCGGGTCGGAGCGGCGGGGGCGGCCGAGGCCGGGACGGCGGCAGCGGCGGTGCCGGCGACGACAACGGCTGCCAGAGCCACGGCGGTCAGCTTGTGCTTCATGAAAATTCGGTCCCCTTCGACTACGAATCGGCGCGCGAGGTCAATGCGCGCCTGCACACCTGAAGACGCACGAAGACCGGGGAAGGTTCGGTGGGCGAGGAGAGTCCTTCACGGCCGAGGGGCGCTCATCGCCGCCAGCCTGATCATGGCGGGTTGAGCCGCCGCGCTCCGGGGGCGGGTCACTCGGTCCCGCCGATGAGCGGACACGTCCGCCGGCCCCCGGGGAAACCCGTTGCGAGCGACCCGCATCGGATGTCTGACAGGGCGGCCACTGGCTGGGGAGGGAACATGAGGGTGCCGCTGCCGCCCCCTCGTTGCACACCGCTCGTCTTCGACTGCGTGCCTTCGAAGACGAGCGATGTGGACGATCTCTTCGCCCTGCAGAGCAACGCTCACATCTGGCGTATGGAACAGGAGGGCACGGGGGCACGGTTGGCCGTCGGTCGTGTCTCCGACGGGGCGTTCATCGGCTGGTGCACCCTGAACAGCTGGAATCCGGCCTTCCGCAGCGCGTCGCTCGGCTACTGCTACGACGACGCGGCCTGGGGCCGGGGCTGTGCGACCGAGGCGGCGCGTGCGCTGCTGGACTGGGCGTTCGACACGCTGGAGCTGAATCGCGTCCAGGCCGAGGCCGATACGCGCAACACGGCTTCCGCCCGCGTGCTGG is a genomic window of Streptomyces sp. WP-1 containing:
- a CDS encoding PP2C family protein-serine/threonine phosphatase, whose amino-acid sequence is MNRFVTAERALRTAAPHGLLDAVRRVLADQYAAESVELFMADYGLTVLQPVSVLPHVRNPVSVHNSVAGRAFSAQEAVVEARADRRVRVHLPVSVRGDRLGVLSVTLVDDGQVRDLLGELMDIAEVLGHEVVVAERDTDVYLQARRKDRLTLAAEMQWQLLPGRSCSLPEYDLGAQLEPAYAIFGDNFDWSTTADHLMLYVTNGMGAGIEASLLTNLAINALRNARRAGIAIDDQAALADQAVYAHYQGRCYLSVLMFDFDLATGRATVVDAGSPRLLRLRDGVVERVVFEAQLPLGMFEETDYVTQDFRVEPGDRLVFVSDGVHAVAGPKGEADGDIALTRAIQATRLLPAAEVPRAILRELSGHRGQSVPDDDALVVCLDWRGR
- a CDS encoding STAS domain-containing protein, which encodes MQLSEQESVTPSARALTGFLKHRREQIAQRWADVPLFRSVFTVSRDEAVDACKSVVDALAVVASTGRLEDIEAPGFDTVREQLGSMSGSRSRIGLSPARIADEVAALRPSAAELLRAEFPDPAAAEATESLLDLTTLMGTLRLVVMQTALSAGEELITRQRQQLLEVATPVIKLWEGVVAVPLIGTLDSARSQVVMESLLQSIVTQRARYAILDITGVPTVDSLVAQHLMKTVAAARLMGADCIVSGIRPATAQTIVQLGIDLGTVLTRASLADALAYALRRQDIAVSAGASLR
- a CDS encoding STAS domain-containing protein, which produces MTAHIPDRATAVPVLALGQTLLVSLQGELYDTLAEQLQHDITLRVADSEVTGVIIDISGVEIVDSYLGRVLAEIAAGARLMAARTVLAGMRPAVAITLVELGLTLPGLITALDVERALELLARPSAPDGPGLPERAA
- a CDS encoding ATP-binding protein, producing MTASDPAMTIRVPIGSDADLSWVRQQVRQRAAELAFGLVQQTKLVTAASELARNTLVHGGGGHLEIASLGHGGTDGLCLSFVDDGPGIRDVRLAMTDGYTTGGGLGLGLSGARRLVDEFKIDSEPGRGTTVTVIAWATGLPVTARAVR
- a CDS encoding SpoIIE family protein phosphatase gives rise to the protein MTRVWDIPVHDSTRVRDVRVAAEAACLLAGIDPHRTALAALAATELATNLLKHAGGGRMVIGLVDHPPEEARAAAVQLTALDHGPGIGDVSAAMRDGHSTSDASLGAGLGTCLRISSAFDLYSTHRGTVAVSRIDQDGKEKARSAPRAGGINVPLAHDEHSGDAWCWTRSGARVTVMLADGLGHGAKAAHASDTAVAELHRSAHLPVAEILRRMHPALRLTRGAAVAVAQLDTDGGELTFAGVGNIGARLYAESSWEHLVSHPGIVGAQFPATVPVRCRTWGPDSLLVLHSDGLPSRWVPPEDGDLLAHDPAVVAATILRDASSPASPARDDTCVAVLAGDRADRRP
- a CDS encoding PP2C family protein-serine/threonine phosphatase, coding for MGRVNAVNAAEPFSSAESRLRAVPPHALVATAATLLAERFDAEDVTLLLADYGLTALQPITHLPHTSEPVSAHDGPAGTAFTGQTPVIEVIAGTTAERVHLPITVRGDRLGILSVGVPAASADPAAILRLGEFATALGHEIAVAGRDTDLYLQARRTRRLTLAAEMQWQLLPGRGCARREYTIGAHLEPAYAVGGDNFDWSTSADHLDLTVTDGMGQGIDASLLTNLAVSALRNARRAGLALADQAALADQAVYAQYGGKVYAATLLLRFDLDTGIVHAVDAGSPQLYRLRDTGIELIELEAQLPLGMFEETPYDEQTFGVEPGDRLVAISTGVHGTRSATGDVFGERALRQILGATRQTSPHETARSVVAGLIEHFGSKDLVSDAAVICLDWTGRVIDAARPTSAGA
- a CDS encoding MarR family winged helix-turn-helix transcriptional regulator; the protein is MTRLDDSGGDRVEGPDVRANAVAREIADAVESLTNLWSLAAQEAALRLSLHQLRALRALDAAPGLNLTALAERLDIGLPTASRLCDRLEAAGLLDRALHPEKRREVRLRLTVSGRRVLDDVAERRTQALAIALAAMEPAERSALSCGMKALLVALSSTPSSPGGAPDAG
- a CDS encoding YihY/virulence factor BrkB family protein, which translates into the protein MSDRITVPEADDRPCESGGRTYRWWAALRRTPVSIWNDDVTDWAAALTYYAVLALFPVLLVLLSVLGLTMPTAKPEVIDRLTKMVPAESRGLLRDVLLQLAGQSTAAWLLLFFGAAGALWSGSSYLSVFRRALHAMHHVSAHRPVWRTAPRIIITVLVLLASLLVTTFALLVSGGLARSVGRALDMGTVPQAAWDALRWPALAVVAVALVLVLYRSGPAPSRPLRRMAPGGGLAIVLVLSASFGFTVYASHANTYHRLYGSLAGVVIFLVWLWLANLALLAGAQFNVELAKRAHGDHPPCSVHPCESSGCAAGRTNRSVR
- a CDS encoding DUF4232 domain-containing protein, coding for MKHKLTAVALAAVVVAGTAAAAVPASAAPAAPTRCHTADLKAGFATGGDATPEMGQTKKQTQAFIWFTNKSKHACTLAGFAGVDMVGAQKTDGTWSLARSAKKPPRMTLQQGSTVDFSITLLPVAKSTAPKEKFVPAKFLVTPPNETTHFTLKWPFGGQILKQDGATHPGTYINPVGL